The genomic region AACGATAACGGCATTCCTGATTCCTGTGATCCGGCGCTGGTCTGCGGCGATGCGGACGGAAGTTTGGCAGTCAGCATCTCCGATGCGGTCTACTTGATCAATTACATCTTCGCCGGCGGCCCGGCGCCAGACCCGCTTTTGTCCGGCGATGCTGATTGCAGCGGCGCGCTTTCGATTTCGGATGCCGTGTATTTGATCAACTACATCTTTGCCGGCGGACCGGCGCCGTGCGCGTCGTGCCCCTGATTTGCGGTTAGGTTATCACCAGTCCTGAGGGCGCAGTCATGCGCCCTCTTTTTTTCGGTGTCATTTCAGATGGGTTCGCAGTACGTGGCGCGTCATCAAGACCACGACAACGAAGGTGACTCCACCCGCGATCGCCTGCGCGACTGCCGCACCCACGAATTGATGACTAGAAATCAATACCGCCGATAGCAACAGCGTTACTGCCAGAGCGATCACGACGCTGTAGAAGTTGTATTTCACCTGTCCGAGCCCGATCAGGGCGGTCCCCAGCAGCGCGTGACAGCTCCAGATGAAGTAACGGATCAGCAGAATCCGAAAGAACATCCCAGCCGGGGCGAAGTCAGCACCATAAACCCACTTGATCACCGCCGGCACCGCAAAATACCCGACCGCGGCGATTCCCGCCGAAAGCGCGATAAGGCGACGCTGGTAAGTCCTTAGCACCTGACGAAATCGGTCGGGACTCTGGCTGTATTGGGAAAAATAGGGCGTCGCGATCGTCTGGATCGTAATCGTCACTTGATTGAGACCAAGAATGAAGATTGTCGCCAAGCCGTAGTAGCCGAGCGTCGTCCGGTCGTCGGTCCAGTAGTTGAGCAGCAAGACATCGAGGAATCCGTTGAGCGCTCCAATCAAGTTCGCTCCCAGACTCCACTTGGCAATCGACCAACTCTCACTGAATACTGGTCGTCCTGCCGCCGGTGCCCGCAACGACTCACGCACAACCCATGCCAGCGGAACGACCATCGCCGTCGTCATCAACACTGCCGCCCAGATGTATCCCGCAAATCCGGCCCCATAGGTCGCGGCGACGATGACGACCGCCGAGCCCAGCCGCAGCAATGTTTGCGACATCGCCATCAGATTGATCCGCTTGCGCGCCTGCAGGTAGGCCATGATCAGGGTTGTAATCACGGAAGCCGGCAGCGCCAGCAGCAGCGCCGGCATCCACTGATTGACTCGCGATTCCGGCGACAAGAGCCCGACCCTGGCGGCTACGACACCGACAAACATGGTAAGCACGATAGGTATCAGCGCGACCAAGAGATTCTGGCGGAATATCGCCGCGCGCTCAGCATCCGGTCGTTCTTCCGAGCAGAGCTTGATGATTGCCGTATTCAACCCAAAGCCGGCCACGATGACGGCCAAACCGAAGAACGACTGCAGCGTCTTCAGGTCGCCCAGTTCGTTCGCCGAAAGAAACTTGGCGACCAGCAACTGCGACCC from Candidatus Zixiibacteriota bacterium harbors:
- a CDS encoding oligosaccharide flippase family protein, whose product is MTRFPLKDKVTAIVADAANKGFFHLYSANLVMNLLAFGSQLLVAKFLSANELGDLKTLQSFFGLAVIVAGFGLNTAIIKLCSEERPDAERAAIFRQNLLVALIPIVLTMFVGVVAARVGLLSPESRVNQWMPALLLALPASVITTLIMAYLQARKRINLMAMSQTLLRLGSAVVIVAATYGAGFAGYIWAAVLMTTAMVVPLAWVVRESLRAPAAGRPVFSESWSIAKWSLGANLIGALNGFLDVLLLNYWTDDRTTLGYYGLATIFILGLNQVTITIQTIATPYFSQYSQSPDRFRQVLRTYQRRLIALSAGIAAVGYFAVPAVIKWVYGADFAPAGMFFRILLIRYFIWSCHALLGTALIGLGQVKYNFYSVVIALAVTLLLSAVLISSHQFVGAAVAQAIAGGVTFVVVVLMTRHVLRTHLK